The Hydra vulgaris chromosome 11, alternate assembly HydraT2T_AEP genome contains a region encoding:
- the LOC136087560 gene encoding uncharacterized protein LOC136087560, with translation MFSINSPENKFCLSKVESNYCDVDDIAFKNSLYSSIDTLTSTKDFLYEWLLKYCIKDDALNALLFHLNKFTPSIPKCWQTLQKSLQKVNVLYVSGGDYIYLAVKSAIDYYISTVGNKEKLDLIVSIDGAPMCNSKKTSIWPILVTINRKESYAVAIWHGQGKPNNLDECFEDFILEMKKLQTNGYKQLLVTIKAFVCDASARAFVKCIIGHSGYHSCERCMAVGTQKHGIRLLETTTLLCTDMAFKNNFYKEGHQLESLSPLVQLSFPMVTEFPLDYMHLICLGVVKKLLINWCKGPRCIRISQSVKDSISNELINLRSYTPSNFQHRPCSLNELEKWKATEFRLFCFMLDQLF, from the coding sequence ATGTTTTCAATCAATTCGccagaaaataaattttgtttaagtaaaGTTGAATCTAATTATTGTGATGTTGACGacattgcatttaaaaatagtttatacaGTAGTATTGATACTCTAACttcaacaaaagattttttatatgagTGGTTATTAAAATACTGTATAAAAGATGATGCTTTAAATGCACTTTTATttcacttaaataaatttactccaTCTATACCAAAATGCTGGCAGACATTACAAAAATCTCttcaaaaagttaatgttttatatGTCAGTGGAGGCGATTATATATATCTTGCAGTTAAAAGTGCAATTGATTATTACATATCAACAGTTGGAAATAAGGAAAAGCTTGATCTAATTGTAAGTATTGATGGTGCACCTATGTGCAATAGTAAAAAGACTTCCATTTGGCCTATACTAGTTACAATTAACAGAAAAGAATCCTATGCTGTTGCAATTTGGCATGGTCAGGGAAAACCAAACAATTTGGATGAGTGCTTTGAAGATTTTATTcttgaaatgaaaaaattgcaAACTAATGGGTATAAACAGCTGCTGGTGACTATTAAAGCTTTTGTTTGTGATGCGTCTGCAAGAGCATTTGTTAAATGCATTATAGGGCATAGTGGCTATCATAGCTGTGAAAGATGTATGGCAGTTGGCACACAAAAACATGGCATAAGATTATTGGAAACGACTACTTTACTTTGTACTGACAtggcttttaaaaataatttttataaagaaggtCACCAGCTTGAGAGTCTTTCTCCACTTGTTCAGTTAAGTTTCCCAATGGTAACTGAATTCCCATTAGACTATATGCACCTTATATGTCTTGGAGTAGTTAAAAAACTTCTAATAAACTGGTGTAAAGGTCCCCGATGTATTAGAATAAGTCAATCTGTTAAAGACAGTATTTCAAATGAACTCATAAATTTACGAAGTTATACACCATCCAATTTTCAACATAGACCATGCTCTTTAAATGAACTTGAGAAGTGGAAAGCAACAGAGTTTCGATTATTCTGCTTTATGCTGGACCAGTtgttttaa